One window of the Streptomyces sp. NBC_00259 genome contains the following:
- the bioB gene encoding biotin synthase BioB has product MDLLNTLVDKGLRRELPTREEALAVLATSDDDLLEVVAAAGRVRRQWFGRRVKLNYLVNLKSGLCPEDCSYCSQRLGSKAEILKYTWLKPDEASKAAAAGVAGGAKRVCLVASGRGPTDRDVARVSQTIEAIKEQNEGVEVCACLGLLSDGQAERLRDAGADAYNHNLNTSEGTYGDITTTHTYADRVDTVQKAHAAGLSACSGLIAGMGERDEDLVDVVFSLRELDPDSVPVNFLIPFEGTPLAKEWNLTPQRALRILAMVRFVCPDVEVRLAGGREVHLRTLQPLALHLANSIFLGDYLTSEGQAGKADLDMIADAGFEVEGTDTTTLPEHRADAVAGGCGSGGGGGCAPCGDTGTETGTDTGTGTAVKTAPETESVSAARPDLVAVRRRGAGTDIAPNA; this is encoded by the coding sequence ATGGACCTCCTGAACACGCTGGTGGACAAGGGCCTGCGGCGTGAGCTGCCGACCCGCGAAGAAGCGCTCGCCGTACTGGCGACCTCCGACGACGATCTGCTCGAAGTGGTGGCCGCGGCCGGAAGGGTGCGCCGTCAGTGGTTCGGGCGGCGGGTGAAGCTGAACTATCTGGTCAACCTCAAGTCCGGTCTGTGTCCCGAGGACTGTTCGTACTGTTCCCAGCGGCTCGGTTCCAAGGCGGAGATCCTCAAGTACACCTGGCTGAAGCCGGACGAGGCGTCGAAGGCGGCGGCCGCGGGGGTCGCGGGCGGCGCCAAGCGGGTCTGTCTGGTCGCCAGCGGCCGCGGGCCGACCGACCGTGACGTGGCCCGGGTCTCGCAGACCATCGAGGCCATCAAGGAGCAGAACGAGGGCGTCGAGGTGTGTGCCTGTCTCGGTCTGCTCTCCGACGGCCAGGCGGAGCGGCTGCGGGACGCGGGCGCCGACGCGTACAACCACAACCTCAACACGTCCGAGGGGACGTACGGGGACATCACGACCACCCACACGTACGCGGACCGCGTGGACACCGTCCAGAAGGCGCACGCCGCCGGTCTGTCGGCCTGTTCGGGTCTGATCGCGGGCATGGGCGAGCGCGACGAGGACCTGGTCGACGTGGTGTTCTCGCTGCGTGAGCTGGACCCGGACTCGGTGCCGGTGAACTTCCTGATCCCGTTCGAGGGCACGCCGCTCGCCAAGGAGTGGAATCTGACGCCGCAGCGGGCGCTGCGGATCCTCGCCATGGTCCGGTTCGTCTGCCCGGACGTGGAGGTACGGCTCGCGGGTGGCCGTGAGGTCCATCTGCGGACGCTGCAGCCGCTGGCGCTGCACCTCGCCAACTCGATCTTCCTCGGTGACTATCTGACCAGCGAGGGCCAGGCGGGCAAGGCGGACCTCGACATGATCGCGGACGCGGGCTTCGAGGTGGAGGGCACGGACACGACGACGCTGCCCGAGCACCGTGCGGACGCCGTCGCGGGCGGCTGCGGTTCGGGAGGCGGCGGTGGCTGCGCGCCCTGCGGCGACACCGGGACCGAGACCGGGACCGACACCGGCACCGGCACTGCTGTGAAGACCGCTCCCGAGACCGAGAGCGTCTCCGCTGCGCGCCCCGACCTGGTGGCCGTGCGGCGCCGCGGCGCCGGAACGGACATCGCGCCCAATGCGTAG
- a CDS encoding adenosylmethionine--8-amino-7-oxononanoate transaminase, with product MRSSAARELVALDRAHVWHPYGPMPGRTDPLVVESASGVRLRLAEPAHGRSELVDGMSSWWSAIHGYNHPVLNEAARGQLDRMSHVMFGGLTHEPAVRLATRLVEITPEPLRHVFLCDSGSVSVEVAVKMCLQYWRSVGRPGKQRLLTWRGGYHGDTWQPMSVCDPEGGMHDLWSGVLPRQIFADAPPAGYERPYDAAYAEHLREQIGRHADELAAVIVEPVVQGAGGMRFHSPDWLRVLREACDEHDVLLVFDEIATGFGRTGRLFAAEHAGVSPDVMCLGKALTGGYLTMAATLCTGRVADGISQGDVPVLAHGPTFMGNPLAAAVACASIDLLLAQDWEQEVKRLEAGLREGLADAAALEGVLDVRVLGGIGVVQLDHPVDMAAATESAVREGVWLRPFRDLIYTMPPYVTGNEDLSRITRAVCAAAAAG from the coding sequence ATGCGTAGCTCCGCCGCGCGCGAGCTCGTCGCCCTGGACCGGGCTCATGTCTGGCACCCGTACGGCCCGATGCCGGGCCGCACGGACCCGCTGGTCGTGGAGTCCGCGTCCGGCGTACGGCTCCGGCTCGCCGAACCGGCACACGGGCGCTCCGAGTTGGTGGACGGCATGTCCTCGTGGTGGTCGGCGATCCACGGCTACAACCACCCCGTGCTCAACGAGGCCGCGCGCGGGCAGCTGGACCGTATGAGCCATGTGATGTTCGGCGGCCTCACCCACGAGCCCGCCGTCCGCCTCGCGACACGGCTCGTGGAGATCACCCCGGAACCGCTCCGGCACGTCTTCCTCTGCGACTCGGGCTCGGTGTCCGTCGAGGTCGCGGTGAAGATGTGCCTGCAGTACTGGCGTTCTGTGGGCCGGCCGGGCAAGCAGCGGCTGCTGACCTGGCGCGGCGGGTACCACGGGGACACCTGGCAGCCGATGTCGGTGTGCGACCCCGAGGGCGGGATGCACGACCTGTGGTCGGGTGTCCTGCCACGTCAGATCTTCGCGGACGCCCCGCCGGCCGGGTACGAACGACCGTACGACGCCGCGTACGCGGAGCATCTGCGTGAGCAGATCGGGCGCCACGCGGACGAGCTGGCCGCGGTGATCGTGGAGCCGGTGGTGCAGGGGGCCGGAGGGATGCGGTTCCACTCCCCCGACTGGCTGCGGGTGCTGCGGGAGGCCTGCGACGAGCACGATGTGCTGCTCGTCTTCGACGAGATCGCGACCGGATTCGGGCGCACGGGCAGGCTCTTCGCGGCGGAACACGCGGGTGTCTCGCCCGATGTGATGTGTCTCGGCAAGGCGCTGACCGGCGGATATCTGACCATGGCGGCGACGCTGTGCACGGGCAGGGTGGCGGACGGGATCTCCCAGGGCGACGTCCCCGTGCTGGCCCACGGTCCGACCTTCATGGGCAATCCGCTGGCGGCGGCGGTCGCGTGCGCGTCGATCGATCTGCTCCTGGCTCAGGATTGGGAGCAGGAGGTCAAGCGTCTGGAGGCAGGACTCCGCGAGGGACTGGCGGACGCCGCCGCGCTCGAGGGGGTCCTGGACGTCCGCGTCCTGGGCGGGATCGGCGTCGTCCAGCTCGACCACCCGGTGGACATGGCGGCGGCGACGGAGTCGGCCGTGCGCGAGGGCGTGTGGCTGCGTCCGTTCCGCGATCTGATCTACACGATGCCGCCGTATGTGACCGGCAACGAGGATCTCTCGCGCATCACACGAGCGGTGTGCGCGGCCGCGGCCGCGGGTTGA
- the bioD gene encoding dethiobiotin synthase, which yields MGVIVVSGTGTEIGKTVVTAALAAAAAAQGRTVAVLKPAQTGLAHGDSGDAQEAARLAGSGVTGVELARFPEPLAPATAARRAGMAPIGPRDVADAAAKLATEHDLVLVEGAGGLLVRFDDRGGTLADAARLLGAPVLVVAHAGLGTLNATALTTEALRARSLEPLGVVVGSWPEVPDLAARCNVADLPDSAGAALLGAVPEGSGSLPPEAFRARAARWLAPALGGVWDVDAFAAAVR from the coding sequence ATGGGCGTCATCGTCGTCAGCGGGACCGGGACCGAGATCGGGAAGACCGTGGTCACCGCGGCCCTCGCCGCTGCCGCCGCCGCACAGGGACGGACCGTGGCGGTGCTGAAGCCCGCACAGACCGGGCTCGCGCACGGCGATTCCGGTGACGCCCAGGAGGCCGCACGGCTCGCGGGTTCCGGGGTGACGGGGGTCGAACTCGCCCGGTTCCCCGAGCCGCTGGCCCCGGCGACGGCCGCGCGGCGGGCGGGAATGGCCCCGATCGGCCCGCGCGACGTCGCCGACGCCGCGGCGAAACTGGCCACCGAGCACGATCTGGTGCTGGTCGAAGGCGCGGGCGGACTGCTCGTACGGTTCGACGACCGGGGCGGCACCCTCGCCGACGCGGCCCGGCTGCTCGGCGCGCCGGTGCTGGTCGTGGCACACGCCGGACTCGGCACGCTCAACGCGACGGCACTCACCACCGAGGCCCTGCGCGCCCGCTCGCTGGAACCGCTGGGCGTCGTCGTGGGCAGCTGGCCCGAGGTGCCGGACCTCGCGGCACGCTGCAATGTGGCCGACCTCCCGGACTCGGCGGGAGCGGCGCTGCTCGGGGCCGTGCCCGAGGGGTCCGGCTCACTGCCGCCCGAGGCGTTCCGCGCCAGGGCCGCGCGCTGGCTGGCTCCTGCGCTGGGCGGTGTGTGGGACGTGGACGCCTTCGCCGCAGCCGTACGCTGA
- a CDS encoding VOC family protein, with protein MRARVQEIVFDCAEPAALARFWSALLGGEAVERSADWAYVDPPGFVRVAFQRVPEGKTVKNRLHLDVDAGDVNAAAAEALGLGATLVGAVVTDDHGRFQVLRDPEGNEFCFVGD; from the coding sequence ATGCGAGCACGGGTTCAGGAGATCGTTTTCGACTGCGCGGAGCCGGCGGCACTCGCCCGGTTCTGGTCCGCGCTGCTCGGCGGCGAGGCGGTGGAGCGGAGCGCGGACTGGGCCTATGTCGATCCGCCCGGTTTCGTACGCGTCGCCTTCCAGCGCGTGCCCGAGGGGAAGACGGTGAAGAACCGGCTGCACCTGGACGTGGACGCGGGTGATGTCAATGCGGCCGCGGCCGAGGCCCTAGGTCTCGGCGCCACCCTGGTGGGAGCCGTGGTCACCGACGACCACGGCCGGTTCCAGGTGCTGCGGGACCCGGAGGGCAACGAGTTCTGTTTCGTCGGCGACTGA
- a CDS encoding class I SAM-dependent methyltransferase — translation MPLRSARVPRDAVHHPVFARFYARFSVSADLRGGIAAYREELLAGLSGRVIEIGAGNGLNFAHYPAAVSEVVALEPERTLRKLAVTAALHADVPVDVVPGAAEALPVKSEAFDGAVVSLVLCSVRDLSRALSEVRRVLRPGGELRFFEHGVAPGGAMATVQRGLDRTVWPRLFGGCHTSRDPLAAIEAAGFELGTYRRLRVPEKGPRLPTSCCVLGVARRPHEDTH, via the coding sequence ATGCCGTTGCGCAGTGCCAGAGTGCCCCGGGACGCCGTGCACCATCCGGTCTTCGCGCGCTTCTACGCCCGGTTCAGTGTGTCCGCCGATCTCAGGGGCGGTATCGCCGCATACCGCGAAGAGCTGCTGGCCGGGCTGTCCGGACGGGTCATCGAGATCGGTGCGGGCAACGGGCTGAACTTCGCCCACTACCCGGCGGCGGTGTCCGAGGTGGTCGCGCTGGAACCGGAGCGCACGCTGAGGAAGTTGGCGGTGACCGCCGCACTGCACGCGGACGTCCCGGTCGATGTGGTCCCGGGTGCGGCGGAGGCCCTGCCGGTGAAGAGCGAGGCCTTCGACGGGGCGGTGGTGTCACTCGTGCTGTGCAGCGTACGTGACCTGTCGCGTGCGCTGTCCGAGGTGAGGCGGGTGCTGCGCCCCGGAGGCGAGCTGCGGTTCTTCGAGCACGGTGTGGCACCGGGCGGGGCGATGGCCACCGTGCAGCGGGGCCTGGACCGTACGGTGTGGCCACGGCTCTTCGGAGGCTGTCACACGTCCCGCGACCCGCTGGCGGCGATCGAGGCGGCCGGCTTCGAGCTGGGGACGTACCGGAGGCTCCGGGTGCCGGAAAAGGGTCCCCGACTACCCACGTCCTGCTGTGTGCTGGGCGTGGCGCGCCGACCGCACGAGGACACTCACTGA
- a CDS encoding fic family toxin-antitoxin system, toxin component codes for MNLSIDLAWLLMVAEHKMPGDPQVTDWGALIAAVSRHEAEIFGTAVYDDPFTRAAALMQVLLHVPALEHSNAMFATAVAYGYLVASGLRVSTSPERVRDLARLVKEGKTGVLGIARELRQWIQ; via the coding sequence TTGAACCTTTCCATCGACCTCGCCTGGCTCCTCATGGTCGCCGAGCACAAGATGCCCGGCGATCCGCAGGTCACCGACTGGGGCGCGCTCATCGCCGCCGTCAGCCGCCATGAGGCGGAGATCTTCGGCACCGCCGTGTACGACGATCCGTTCACGCGCGCGGCGGCCCTGATGCAAGTCCTCCTGCACGTACCGGCGCTGGAGCACTCCAACGCGATGTTCGCCACGGCCGTCGCGTACGGCTATCTCGTCGCGAGCGGACTGAGGGTGTCCACCTCACCGGAACGGGTCCGCGACCTGGCCCGGCTGGTGAAGGAGGGCAAGACCGGGGTCCTGGGCATCGCCCGCGAACTGCGGCAGTGGATTCAGTGA
- a CDS encoding toxin-antitoxin system HicB family antitoxin, translating into MAKTQLNVRVDESTAEAARRRAQQRGVSVNRYIEELVKQDAGEVGRTFVEAAADFMKQYESVFAEEFGATGTAGSGPTTGAEVRSAKHDKPVKQGER; encoded by the coding sequence GTGGCCAAGACACAGTTGAACGTGCGTGTGGACGAAAGTACCGCCGAGGCGGCGCGCCGGCGGGCTCAACAGCGCGGGGTGAGTGTGAACCGCTACATCGAGGAGCTCGTCAAGCAGGACGCGGGCGAGGTGGGTCGCACATTCGTCGAGGCGGCGGCCGACTTCATGAAGCAGTACGAGTCGGTGTTCGCCGAGGAGTTCGGCGCGACCGGCACGGCCGGTTCCGGGCCGACGACAGGGGCCGAGGTCCGTTCCGCCAAGCACGACAAGCCCGTGAAGCAAGGCGAGCGTTGA
- a CDS encoding LLM class F420-dependent oxidoreductase, whose translation MMRQFRFGVSMTTPAEGEEWRKRCRRAEELGYDVILVPDHLGMVAPFPAMIAAADATERPKVGTFVLNTAFWNPALLAREIATTDALTGGRLEIGLGTGYVPEEHERAGLEFLPPGRRVDHLRHTLDEIERLLSDEEHVPRGVQRPRPPLLLGGNGDRMLRMAAERADIAAFTGARTAGGALTVLTSDELDGRVAAYGRYAAGRPRPAELNLLLQVVTVTDDRRAAVRELLPRVPYLSEEQALDLPLLAVGTVGQIADQLRAQRERYGFSYLTVLDPSMEAFGRVIEELRGT comes from the coding sequence CTGATGCGACAGTTCCGGTTCGGGGTCAGCATGACGACACCCGCGGAGGGCGAGGAGTGGCGCAAGCGGTGCCGGCGCGCCGAGGAGCTCGGCTACGACGTCATCCTGGTGCCCGACCACCTGGGCATGGTCGCGCCGTTCCCCGCGATGATCGCCGCCGCGGATGCGACGGAGCGGCCGAAGGTGGGCACGTTCGTCCTCAACACGGCGTTCTGGAACCCCGCTCTGCTCGCCCGCGAGATCGCCACCACCGACGCCCTCACCGGCGGAAGGCTGGAGATCGGGCTGGGCACGGGCTATGTGCCGGAGGAACACGAGCGGGCGGGCCTGGAGTTCCTGCCGCCGGGCCGGCGGGTGGACCACCTGCGGCACACGCTGGACGAGATCGAGCGACTGCTCTCGGACGAGGAGCACGTACCGCGCGGAGTGCAGCGTCCGAGGCCGCCGCTGCTGCTCGGCGGGAACGGTGACCGGATGCTGCGAATGGCGGCAGAACGCGCCGACATCGCGGCCTTCACCGGCGCCCGTACGGCGGGTGGGGCGCTCACCGTGCTCACCTCGGACGAACTCGACGGACGGGTGGCGGCGTACGGGAGGTACGCGGCAGGACGCCCCCGGCCCGCCGAGCTGAATCTGCTGCTTCAGGTCGTCACCGTGACCGACGACCGCCGGGCCGCGGTCAGGGAGCTGCTCCCGCGGGTCCCGTATCTCAGCGAGGAGCAGGCTCTGGATCTGCCGCTGCTCGCGGTCGGGACCGTAGGGCAGATCGCCGACCAGCTGCGCGCGCAGCGTGAGCGGTACGGCTTCTCGTACCTCACGGTGCTCGACCCGTCCATGGAGGCGTTCGGCCGAGTGATCGAGGAGCTGCGCGGCACGTGA
- a CDS encoding GNAT family N-acetyltransferase, with translation MDDLRIRAALPADLDAVLAFWKLAAEGTSISDDREGVERLVARDPEALILAERSGELAGTVIAGFDGWRCHLYRLAVHPDHRRRGIGRALLAAAEDRFVRLGGRRGDAMVLDRNDQAHPAWRAAGYAPQPQWSRWVKPLTD, from the coding sequence ATGGATGATCTGCGGATTCGGGCCGCGCTGCCGGCCGATCTCGACGCCGTACTCGCCTTCTGGAAGCTCGCCGCGGAGGGCACGAGCATCAGTGACGACCGGGAGGGCGTCGAGCGGCTGGTCGCCCGCGACCCGGAGGCACTGATCCTCGCCGAGCGGAGCGGGGAACTGGCGGGCACGGTGATCGCGGGGTTCGACGGGTGGCGCTGTCATCTCTACCGGCTCGCGGTGCACCCCGACCACCGGCGGCGCGGCATCGGCAGGGCGCTCCTGGCGGCGGCAGAGGACCGTTTCGTGCGACTCGGCGGGCGGCGGGGCGACGCGATGGTGCTCGACCGGAACGACCAGGCCCACCCTGCCTGGCGGGCGGCCGGCTACGCGCCCCAGCCGCAGTGGAGCCGCTGGGTGAAGCCGCTCACGGACTGA
- a CDS encoding hemolysin family protein — translation MTEVLLLLVAVLLALACGGFVAAEFSLTTVERSDLERAVERGERGAASALKAVRGLTFQLSGAQLGITVTNLVVGMLAEPSIAKLLSGPIEALGASPAVASSTALVIGTGLSTIVLMVVGELVPKNWAISSPLAVSKVVATPQRIFSAAFRPLIGHLNNTANRILRRLGLEPTEELASARSPQELVALARHSAKEGALEADTAELFVRTLRLAELTAENVMTPRVQVTALDLQATAEDVANATRATGLSRFPVYRGGLDTVVGIVHIKDVLAVPAEERSRRPVTGLLRDPLLVPETLTVDRLLDRLSEKRTMAVVIDEYGGTAGVVTLEDIVEEVVGEVRDEHDPHETPDLARAGEDADGRALWSADGAARTDQLEAIGLRVPEGPYETLAGLIATEIGRIPAVGDSIELSGWRLDVVDASGRRAARVLIHVPLESEGADGSDRSDTGGPDGSGGSAGSRRGRFSR, via the coding sequence ATGACCGAAGTGCTCCTGCTTCTCGTGGCAGTGCTCCTCGCCCTCGCCTGCGGGGGATTCGTCGCGGCGGAGTTCTCCCTCACGACGGTCGAGCGCTCCGACCTCGAACGCGCGGTCGAACGGGGCGAGCGCGGCGCGGCAAGCGCGCTGAAGGCCGTCCGCGGACTCACCTTCCAGCTCTCCGGTGCCCAGCTCGGCATCACCGTCACCAATCTCGTCGTCGGCATGCTCGCCGAGCCGTCGATCGCCAAGCTGCTCAGCGGGCCGATCGAGGCGCTCGGCGCTTCACCGGCCGTCGCTTCGTCGACGGCCCTCGTCATCGGTACGGGCCTGTCGACGATCGTCCTGATGGTGGTGGGTGAGCTCGTCCCCAAGAACTGGGCGATCTCGTCCCCGCTCGCCGTCTCCAAGGTCGTCGCCACCCCGCAGCGCATCTTCTCGGCGGCCTTCCGTCCCCTGATCGGTCATCTCAACAACACGGCCAACCGCATACTGCGCCGGCTCGGCCTGGAGCCGACCGAGGAGCTGGCTTCCGCGCGCAGCCCGCAGGAGCTCGTCGCGCTGGCCCGGCACTCCGCGAAGGAGGGTGCGCTGGAGGCCGACACCGCCGAACTGTTCGTCCGCACCCTCAGGCTTGCCGAGCTGACGGCGGAGAACGTGATGACCCCCCGCGTCCAGGTCACGGCCCTCGATCTGCAGGCGACCGCGGAGGACGTGGCCAACGCCACGCGCGCCACCGGACTGTCACGCTTCCCCGTCTACCGGGGCGGCCTGGACACCGTCGTCGGGATCGTGCACATCAAGGACGTCCTGGCCGTACCGGCCGAGGAACGGTCGCGCCGTCCGGTGACCGGCTTGCTCCGCGACCCCCTGCTGGTACCCGAGACCCTCACGGTCGACCGGCTGCTGGACCGGCTGTCCGAGAAGCGGACCATGGCCGTCGTCATCGACGAGTACGGGGGCACCGCCGGCGTCGTGACGCTGGAGGACATCGTCGAGGAGGTCGTCGGCGAGGTCCGCGACGAGCACGATCCGCATGAGACCCCGGACCTCGCCAGGGCCGGAGAGGACGCGGACGGGCGGGCCCTGTGGTCGGCCGACGGTGCGGCGCGTACGGATCAGCTGGAGGCCATCGGGCTGCGGGTCCCGGAAGGACCGTACGAGACCCTCGCCGGGCTGATCGCCACGGAGATCGGCCGTATCCCGGCCGTCGGCGACAGCATCGAGCTGTCCGGCTGGCGGCTGGACGTCGTGGACGCCTCCGGGCGGCGGGCGGCGCGCGTGCTGATCCACGTCCCGCTGGAGTCGGAGGGGGCGGACGGGAGCGACCGGTCCGACACGGGTGGGCCCGACGGGAGCGGCGGGTCTGCCGGCTCGCGCAGGGGGAGGTTCTCGCGATGA
- a CDS encoding hemolysin family protein, translating into MTTIQLLVGFLTLVVNAFFVGAEFALISVRRSQIEPLAEAGDRRARSVIWGLEHVSALLAAAQLGITLCTLVLGVVAEPAIAHLLEPVFNAVGVPHGLIHPISFVIALGVATYLHMLLGEMVPKNIALAEPTRTALLLGPPLVALARTLRPVIFTINAFANALLKLLRVETKDEVAATFSDDELARMVRDSGAAGLLDDRAAERLHDALELGRRPVADVVMPVERVVYAQVGTTPEELERLSAESGFSRFPVVDSTRKILGYLHVKDALDEAPRDMPFPVTAMRPIARVRAVTPLDDVLTAMRRSRTHLAAVLDEDGTLAGLVTMEDVLRELVGPPGQAL; encoded by the coding sequence ATGACCACGATTCAGCTGCTCGTCGGCTTTCTGACGCTGGTCGTCAACGCCTTCTTCGTCGGGGCGGAGTTCGCCCTGATCTCCGTGCGGCGCAGCCAGATCGAACCGCTGGCGGAGGCCGGGGACCGGCGCGCCCGCAGCGTCATCTGGGGTCTGGAACACGTCTCGGCGCTGCTCGCCGCGGCCCAGCTCGGCATCACGCTGTGCACGCTGGTGCTCGGTGTGGTCGCGGAACCGGCCATCGCGCATCTGCTGGAGCCCGTCTTCAACGCCGTCGGAGTGCCCCACGGGCTGATCCACCCGATCTCGTTCGTGATCGCCCTCGGCGTCGCCACGTACCTGCACATGCTGCTGGGCGAGATGGTGCCGAAGAACATCGCGCTGGCCGAACCGACGCGGACCGCTCTGCTGCTCGGTCCGCCGCTGGTGGCACTGGCCCGGACGCTGCGCCCGGTCATCTTCACGATCAACGCCTTTGCGAACGCCCTGCTGAAGCTGCTGCGGGTGGAGACCAAGGACGAGGTCGCCGCGACCTTCTCGGACGACGAACTGGCCCGGATGGTCAGGGACTCCGGAGCCGCCGGGCTGCTCGACGACCGGGCGGCCGAGCGACTGCACGACGCCCTGGAACTGGGGCGCCGCCCGGTCGCCGATGTGGTGATGCCGGTGGAGCGGGTGGTGTACGCGCAGGTCGGCACCACGCCCGAGGAACTGGAGCGGCTCTCGGCCGAGTCCGGATTCTCCCGTTTCCCGGTGGTCGACAGCACGCGCAAGATCCTGGGCTATCTCCATGTGAAGGACGCCCTGGACGAGGCTCCGCGCGACATGCCGTTCCCGGTGACGGCGATGCGGCCGATCGCCCGGGTGCGTGCCGTGACCCCGCTGGACGACGTCCTGACCGCGATGCGACGCAGCCGCACCCACCTCGCGGCGGTCCTGGACGAGGACGGCACGCTGGCCGGCCTGGTCACGATGGAGGACGTGCTGCGGGAACTGGTCGGGCCGCCGGGCCAGGCCCTCTGA
- a CDS encoding SGNH/GDSL hydrolase family protein: MEINASYTSFVAVGDSFTEGMSDLLPDGSYRGWADLLAARLAARTEGFRYANLAVRGKLIGQIVEEQVGPAAAMQADVVTLVGGLNDTLRPKCDMGRVRDLLEEAVERLAPACRQLVLMRSPGRQGPVMQRFRPRMEELFDHIDSLAARHGALVVDLYGTEVLGDQRLWDVDRLHLTAEGHRRVAEAGWQALGLASEDDWRSPLPPQARPGWTARRTADVRFAREHLVPWIGRRLTGRSSGDGRPAKRPELLPYTAPDGSPRTARHESDLS, from the coding sequence ATGGAGATAAATGCCTCATACACCAGCTTTGTCGCGGTCGGTGACTCGTTCACCGAGGGCATGTCGGACCTGCTGCCCGACGGCTCGTACCGGGGCTGGGCCGACCTCCTCGCCGCCCGGCTCGCGGCCCGCACCGAGGGCTTCCGGTACGCGAACCTCGCCGTCCGCGGCAAGCTCATCGGCCAGATCGTCGAGGAGCAGGTGGGACCCGCCGCCGCGATGCAGGCGGATGTGGTGACGCTGGTCGGCGGGCTCAACGACACCCTGCGCCCGAAGTGCGACATGGGCCGGGTGCGAGACCTTCTGGAGGAGGCCGTGGAACGGCTGGCTCCGGCATGCCGACAGCTGGTGCTGATGCGCAGCCCGGGCCGCCAGGGTCCCGTGATGCAGCGCTTCCGGCCCCGCATGGAGGAGCTGTTCGACCACATCGACTCCCTGGCGGCGCGGCACGGCGCGCTCGTGGTGGACCTGTACGGAACCGAGGTTCTCGGCGACCAGCGCCTGTGGGACGTCGACCGGCTCCATCTCACCGCGGAGGGGCACCGGAGGGTGGCCGAGGCCGGATGGCAGGCCCTCGGCCTCGCTTCGGAGGACGACTGGCGCTCGCCCCTGCCCCCGCAGGCGCGCCCGGGCTGGACGGCCCGGCGCACGGCCGATGTCCGCTTCGCGCGCGAACATCTGGTGCCGTGGATCGGGCGGCGGCTCACCGGACGCTCCTCGGGCGACGGCCGCCCGGCGAAGCGCCCCGAGCTCCTGCCGTACACGGCCCCGGACGGCAGCCCGCGGACGGCCCGGCACGAGAGCGACCTCTCCTAG
- a CDS encoding ATP-binding cassette domain-containing protein — protein sequence MGGLDVRMREVACRHGRVEAVSNVDLEIAAGERVALTGTNGSGKSTLLRAVLGLHRQVVGRILVGGRDARSPAEWAWRRRACAWVPQKPAAGRFPLLGDELLASSGAAADAAEAADRLGVGPLTTRPLHTLSGGQLQRMYLARAIGCVAAGAQVLLADEPTAALDFSGQEEAAEVLTGLPVTLVVVTHDRALAERCDRVLEMAAGHLREVR from the coding sequence ATGGGCGGGCTGGATGTGCGGATGCGGGAGGTCGCCTGCCGCCACGGCCGGGTCGAGGCGGTGTCGAACGTGGATCTGGAGATCGCCGCGGGAGAGCGCGTCGCCTTGACCGGGACCAACGGTTCCGGAAAGTCGACCCTGCTCCGCGCCGTACTGGGCCTGCACCGCCAGGTCGTGGGCCGGATCCTCGTCGGCGGCCGGGACGCCCGTTCACCGGCGGAGTGGGCCTGGCGGCGGCGGGCCTGCGCCTGGGTCCCGCAGAAGCCGGCCGCAGGCCGGTTCCCCCTCCTGGGCGACGAGTTGCTGGCCAGTAGTGGCGCGGCGGCGGACGCCGCCGAAGCGGCGGACCGGCTCGGTGTCGGACCGCTGACGACGCGGCCCCTGCACACTCTGTCCGGGGGCCAGTTGCAGCGTATGTACCTCGCCCGTGCGATCGGCTGCGTGGCCGCCGGGGCCCAGGTGCTGCTCGCCGACGAGCCCACCGCCGCCCTGGACTTCTCCGGCCAGGAGGAAGCGGCGGAGGTCCTCACCGGACTACCGGTCACTCTGGTCGTCGTCACCCACGACCGGGCGCTGGCCGAACGCTGTGACCGGGTACTGGAGATGGCCGCCGGACATCTGCGGGAGGTCCGGTGA